In the Methanosphaera stadtmanae DSM 3091 genome, TCAGCTAAATCAAAGTAATAATTTGATAATATAACAGGTACGGAATATGTTTTTGCAAAGGTGGAATATTTAAGTATTAAATCCCAGTCAACACATTTAACTAATGATTCATCAAATCCACCATATTTAAGATAAACATCTCTTGTATGAGCATAGGCATTTAAATCAATATAATTTCTATTAGAAAGAAGTCCCTTATTTAAGGATGCAAATCTCACATATTTAAGATTAGTTTTACTTTCCTCAAATACATATTGACCACAATACAATGCACTTGCATCTTTATTTACTCTAAAAGCACCTACCATGGCTGAAATATATCTATTATCCCAATCATTATCAGAATCAAGATACATGATATATTTACCTTTACTTATATTAAGTCCCTTATTTCTTGAAGCAGATATTCCCAGATTTTCCTTATTACGTATGAGTTTAATTCTTTTATCCTTAATCTTTAAAATATTCTCACATGTTTTATCACTACTTCCATCATCAATAATTATTAATTCAAAGTTCTTATATGTTTGATTTAGTACTGATTTAATAGCATTTGTTATTAAGCCTTCCCTATTATATACAGGCATTATAATAGATACTAGTGGTTTTTCTTCAGGTACTTGTTTTATAAGATAATTTGCAATATTTTCCATTGTTGCAAAGATTTTCTTATCAGATTCATTAAAGGGGAATGCTACTATTGGATTTGTTATAGAATATGATGTGTATCTTGAAAATTTATTTTCAAAGTCAGGTTTTTGCCATTTAAATGTTAATTTATCTAGTATAAATCCATCAGTATCTTTTAATAAAATCTCATGTTCAATACCATCAAGAAAATCCATTGGAATTGTAAATTTAAATGCATGTTTTCCTTCATTAATACCATTTCTTTTTAAGTCTGCCCTATAATTTGAAGGTTTTATTGTGAATTTTATATTATCTATTGATATTATAACGTTTATTGGATGATTGTTTCCAATTTCTGCAGCCCAACCTGAAAGCTTATCCTTTGAAGGCTTATTAAACAATCCTTTTATTTTTCTATTTTTAGTTTTATTTCTTTTTGGTTTCGTTGTTATATTTTTATTTTCAAATTGAGGTATGTTTTCATGGTGTGGAAGGGATATTTTTCTATTTTCACTTTTTCCATATAATAGATAGTGGATTAATGGATTTATTTTTAATGATTTTAAATCAGGATTTAATTTAATATATTCTTCTGAATTAAATAATGGTGATGGATTGTATCCT is a window encoding:
- a CDS encoding glycosyltransferase family 2 protein, with translation MVKIVNNNIDNTADYNKLLSAIYEESYNNNNNRSIKQRLTSKLYPLSLFLNQSRCGGFKNMLLTVKGYNAMKKSDLFNVGYYLNKHESVRKDGMDVLLHYIYYGSKKGYNPSPLFNSEEYIKLNPDLKSLKINPLIHYLLYGKSENRKISLPHHENIPQFENKNITTKPKRNKTKNRKIKGLFNKPSKDKLSGWAAEIGNNHPINVIISIDNIKFTIKPSNYRADLKRNGINEGKHAFKFTIPMDFLDGIEHEILLKDTDGFILDKLTFKWQKPDFENKFSRYTSYSITNPIVAFPFNESDKKIFATMENIANYLIKQVPEEKPLVSIIMPVYNREGLITNAIKSVLNQTYKNFELIIIDDGSSDKTCENILKIKDKRIKLIRNKENLGISASRNKGLNISKGKYIMYLDSDNDWDNRYISAMVGAFRVNKDASALYCGQYVFEESKTNLKYVRFASLNKGLLSNRNYIDLNAYAHTRDVYLKYGGFDESLVKCVDWDLILKYSTFAKTYSVPVILSNYYFDLADNTITSNPELSYTIKQVHEKQEKRLEKIGKRAPKLTRGVSVIIPSYEALDDLKICLESLFKLDSKYVEVVVVDNNSSYDVKNYLRKLKLENKIKLILNHENYGFTYAVNQAIEIAKKDNDIVLLNNDAVFTEGAMEYLQEAAYTLENCGITVPQQVLPANTKTIDVHVPYANPQYMCDVNLSAHHKNVINLPLYHNGIYTEVSFVAFFCVYIRRDVYDKSLGLDAENGRHYRSDVIYSNFIRNVLNYKIYHVSNAIVYHKLQKATTQLQEKSDKHHDLMFVKNRWSSSEREKFGYKQAIWDLTRDEIESGKY